The DNA sequence CAGCAGCTGCAGATTCACAGTGAAGCGGCCGTAGGGGCTGTGCAGGGTGAAGGAGGTTCCCAGCGCGTGGGCTCGAACCTCCGCCGCGAAGAAGTCGGCTGCTGGATCGGCAGTGGACACACTGACCATCTCGATACCGATCTGGGCGGCGAGTCGACTGCCGTATGCGTCGTCGATGTTGACCACACCCAACCGGCAACGCTCGGCGCGGAAGAGAGAAGCCTTGACCCTGAAGTACTCGTCCATGTTCGGATGGAAGTCGAGATGGTCCGGGGAGAGGTTGGTGAAGACGCCGGCGCGCAGGTACGTGCCATCAACCCTGCCATACGCCAAGCCGTGACTCGAGGCCTCGAACGCCACCGCATCGACGCCCTGATCACGAAACGATGCGAGCGTCTCCTGCAGTGACGGCGCTTCGGGAGTGGTCAGGAGCCCGGGACAGTTTGACCGCGGACCCCGGACAACAACACCCGTGATGAGCCCGGTGGTGCGATGGCCTCCGGTGAGTGCGGCATCGATCAGGTAGGCAACCGACGTCTTACCGTTCGTGCCGGTTACGCCGTAGACGTCCATGTCACGTGAGGGGTTTCCGTATACAGCCGAGGCAAGTGGACCGGGCACCGCCCGCGGTCTGTCCACCACCAGCGCAGGCAAAACCGATGTGGGCACATCGCTGACCACCGCGACGGCCCCCGTCTGGCAGCTTCGCCGACGAAGTCGATTCCGTGGAATCTGTCACCAGGCAATGCCACATAGATGTCGCCCGGCCGTACCTGCCTCGAATCGACACTGACGCCAGAGGCGAGGAGCTCTGGCGTCAGTGGATTGTCGTCGACATTCAGCGGTACACGCAGGAATTCTGCGACGTCCCCGAGTGTCATGTAGTTGTGAGTATGCCGAGGATTCTGGCCGGGTTCGGGCTCATGCGCCTCGATCATCTACTCGGTGACCTGCGCCGTGAGCCCGGGCCCATTCTCAGTTCTTGCTGTTGTTCGCGCGCTCTGCCTGCCGCTTCGACTTCTCGGCGTCGGCCAGTTCCTCGACACGATCAGCTTGCGCACGCTTGCTCGCGGCGTCATCACGCTTCTCGGCGGCGTCCTGCGCCTTCGCCTTGGCAGCTGCGGTCGCCTTGTCTTCGGCGGCCTTGATCTTGGCCTGCTCATCGCGTTTTGCGGCCTCGGCTGCCTGCTTGCGTTTGGCGGCCAGTTCGTCGGCCTGTTGTTTCGCCTTGGCAGTTCTTTCCTCGGCGGCCTCTTCTGCGGCCTGCTTGCGCTCGGCCGCTGTTTGCTCGGCCTCTTTGATCTCGCGCTGCTTGTTCTCGCGGGCCTGCTTCTGCTCGTCGATCGCGTTGTCGCGCTTGGCCTTCAGTTCAGCGTCGGCCTGCTGACGCTTGCGCGTCGCCTCTTCTTCGAGCTGCGCCGCCCGACCCAGCTTCTCACTGCGCTCGGTCAGGGCCGAACCGCGCTTCTCGATGGCCGGATCTCCGAGCAGACCGCCGACCGTGGCATCGAGCACTCCGAGGGAGCGCTCGTAGAGCAGGCGTGCGGGTGCTTCGGAGTCGAGCCGTGAGACGACCCGGTCCTCGATCAACTGCAACGGGAATCGGGCGATCTTGTACTGCACGCGCAGTACTGCGAACGGAACTTGGATGACGTTCATGGGTGTACTCCTGGGTCTGATGAGCGCGTTGCTCTAGGAAAGGTCTGCCTGATCGGTGAGGCTGTCGGCCTGCCGACGGATTCGATCGGCCTCTGCCTGCGCGTCAGAAGCCTCTTTCACCGATTCCTGATGCTCATCGGCGGCCTCGACCACATCGTCGGCAGCATCGGCGAGCTCGACGCGCTCCTCGGCCCTTGCCTGCTGCTCCTTGGCACGGGCGTCGAGCTCGGCCTGGGTCTGCTCGACCGCCACCTTCTTTTGTTCCTGCTGTTCTGCGGCACGCTTCTGAGATTGCTGCGCCTCATGAGCGGCGCGCTCCGCTGCCGCCGTCTCTGCGCTGACCTCGATGCGCTCCTCAGCGCTCTCGGCCCGGGCTTTTTGGGCCTGCGCTCGCGCCTGCTCGGCCTCGGCATCCGCGACCGCCTCGACGCTGTTGGCTTCTTTGCGTTCCTGGGCCTGGGTCTGTTCGAGTTGGCCTTCGGCAGTCAGCGAGTCGTTGCCGGTCACGGCACCGGCGACCTCTTTGGCCTTGCCTTTGACCGAGTCGAAGAGGCCCTTGCGGGCCTGGTCGGCCTTGCTGTCCTCATTCATCTGAGAGACTCCTTCTGGTGACTTCTATTCGAGTACTCGGTGTGAGTCTCGGCGGGTGTCTGCGGACAAGTGGTTCCCCACGCCGGGCCTTTTGAACCGGATATGACCCGCCATTGTGACCGGGACCACATAATGGTTTCGCTGGTCAGGGCTTCTCTTCGTGATGGCGTCGGCCGTGGGTGCGCCGACGCTGCTTCATCTCCGCCTCGAACACATGTCGAACACCGCTCTGGAGTTCATCCCTGATCTGTTGGTCGTGCCTCCGAAACTCCGACCAGTAGTTGTCGTCGAAGTCTTCGACGATCTGGAAGGTCCACCTGTCTTCGATCACATTCCGACCGACCATGTCTTCCTGCAGTCGGTCGGCCTGCTCATGGTGACCGGCATCGCGAAGTGCCTCGACCGCCTCACCGAGTAGGAGGTCTGCGTGACCTGTGAGCTGGTGGAACGAGTAGAGGTGCCCACGCGCCCGATCGGCATATTCGAGCGCTTCGGATACTTTGCCGACGGCCGACACGGTTGCATCGGTGACCCCTTCGGGCCGGCGCTGATCGAGGGGTGCGGATTCATGATTTTTCGACACCTGCGATTTGTACCCATATGCGGACGAAATAAGACACACCCTGAGTACTGCCTCAGGTGACTGGGCACACGGCTCTCAGTTCCCGTGTCGGCTTGGTCCCTTCGACACCGAGGGGGCACCTGACGTTTCACCGTGGGTCACCCGGCCTCGCTAGTCTTCCGAGCGAGTCCAGGTAAGGGGGCGCAATGGATTTTCGACATCTCAAGTCATTCATCACGCTCGCTGAAGAATTGCATTTCGGCCGGGCCGCCGCACGTCTGCATCTGTCACAGCCGTCGCTCAGTGCACAACTGCAAAAGCTGGAGAAGTCACTGGGTGTCACGCTGGTGGTCCGCACGTCACACGAGGTCCAGTTGACGTCGTCGGGTGTCGAGTTCGCCAAGCAAGCCAGAGTGGTGGTCGCACAGATGGAAAAGGCTGTCGATGTCGCGAAGTCGACGGCCGCCGGCCAGGTCGGATCCCTGAATATCGGTTACAACTTCCCGGCGAGCAGACACGTCTTGCCCGCGGCGCTGACCAGGCTCAACGAGCGGCACCCCAGGATGGCAGTGTCGCTGTGGGAGAAGCGCACGGGACCACAACTCGGCGGACTCCAGGACGGTTCGCTCGACGTCGCCCTGGTCTATGGCCGGCCGCAGCTGCCGGGATTGCGGGCCAGGTTGCTGTTGTCCAAGGTTCCCATCGTGGCCGTGGTCGGTCGCTCGCATCCGTGGGCCGGCCGGTCGAGCGTGCAATGCGCGGAGCTGGCCGCCGAACGGTGCGTGCTGTTCGCTCGCGAACAGTGCCCCGCGATGTATGACGTGATCGTCGCGGCAGCGACCGAGGCAGGGGTCTCCCTGACGATCGCGCAGACCTCGGACGACCCGAGTGGGACAGCGCACATGGTTGCGGTGAAACCGTATGTCGCATTCGCATCGCTGTCGCGGGCGGCGGCAGTGGGTATGGGCACCGCGGGTGCGTCCTCCGTGGCGGTCAAACTCATCGACCCGATTCCCACCATCGACCTGTACATGGTGTGGTCGGCTTCCACGGTGAACAGCGCGGTGGATGCCTTCGTCGAATGCGTCGACGAGATATGTGACGAAGACGAAACAGCCAGGCGCGCCGGTACGTTGGCAGCTCAGTCACAGAACAATCCTCCAGATGCGAAGTCGCAGAACGTGTTGTCCAGGACGTCGTCGTCGCGGGTTCCGGCACAATCTCCGGCCGGCCCGGGCCACCGGATTGCTGTCGTTCACTGACTGCCATAGGCAAAACCTCTGGCACGGTCGGAAAGTGACGCCCGTACTGCCCTGCCGGAAGGCCACGAACAACCATTGTTCTCATGAAGCAGATATCGCACGGCGGTACCGGCCTTGACCTCCTGGCCGACGAGAACCTGTACGACCGGGTTCGAAAGGTGTTCGGAAGCAATTCTTTACGACAAATACTTGTCTCGGGTGCGGATGGAACCGCGCTGTCCGGCGCGCAGGCCGACGACGAGGTTCGCCAGCGTGCGGGGATCTTGTCCCAGCGTGGTGTGCGCCGGGGTGATCGGGTCGCGATCCTGTCGACAACCAGCCTCGACTGGGTGCTGACCGACCTTGCTGTTCTCGCGCTCGGAGCCGTGGTGGTTCCGGTGTACCCGACCTCGTCCGCCCAGCAGATCGCGCACATTCTG is a window from the Williamsia sp. DF01-3 genome containing:
- a CDS encoding Mur ligase family protein, translating into MPTSVLPALVVDRPRAVPGPLASAVYGNPSRDMDVYGVTGTNGKTSVAYLIDAALTGGHRTTGLITGVVVRGPRSNCPGLLTTPEAPSLQETLASFRDQGVDAVAFEASSHGLAYGRVDGTYLRAGVFTNLSPDHLDFHPNMDEYFRVKASLFRAERCRLGVVNIDDAYGSRLAAQIGIEMVSVSTADPAADFFAAEVRAHALGTSFTLHSPYGRFTVNLQLLGSKQADNALSAIAAVAATGNDIVSAIRGVEALSGIPGRLEPIDAGQPFLAFVDYMHNAAGQRTVFPFLRSLTSRRVIAVIGATGNRDPGKRFPLGFNAAGMADIVIVTDESPHSEDPAELRAPVVAGARAARAAHVFEQPGRAAAIELAVDFAEKGDVVVLAGRGHSPTLVSGERNQPFDDRAVVREAILRRTSPSTQLPAG
- a CDS encoding Mur ligase domain-containing protein; the encoded protein is MIEAHEPEPGQNPRHTHNYMTLGDVAEFLRVPLNVDDNPLTPELLASGVSVDSRQVRPGDIYVALPGDRFHGIDFVGEAARRGPSRWSAMCPHRFCLRWWWTDRGRCPVHLPRLYTETPHVTWTSTA
- a CDS encoding IF2 family translation initiation factor produces the protein MNVIQVPFAVLRVQYKIARFPLQLIEDRVVSRLDSEAPARLLYERSLGVLDATVGGLLGDPAIEKRGSALTERSEKLGRAAQLEEEATRKRQQADAELKAKRDNAIDEQKQARENKQREIKEAEQTAAERKQAAEEAAEERTAKAKQQADELAAKRKQAAEAAKRDEQAKIKAAEDKATAAAKAKAQDAAEKRDDAASKRAQADRVEELADAEKSKRQAERANNSKN
- a CDS encoding CsbD family protein, with translation MNEDSKADQARKGLFDSVKGKAKEVAGAVTGNDSLTAEGQLEQTQAQERKEANSVEAVADAEAEQARAQAQKARAESAEERIEVSAETAAAERAAHEAQQSQKRAAEQQEQKKVAVEQTQAELDARAKEQQARAEERVELADAADDVVEAADEHQESVKEASDAQAEADRIRRQADSLTDQADLS
- a CDS encoding LysR family transcriptional regulator, with product MDFRHLKSFITLAEELHFGRAAARLHLSQPSLSAQLQKLEKSLGVTLVVRTSHEVQLTSSGVEFAKQARVVVAQMEKAVDVAKSTAAGQVGSLNIGYNFPASRHVLPAALTRLNERHPRMAVSLWEKRTGPQLGGLQDGSLDVALVYGRPQLPGLRARLLLSKVPIVAVVGRSHPWAGRSSVQCAELAAERCVLFAREQCPAMYDVIVAAATEAGVSLTIAQTSDDPSGTAHMVAVKPYVAFASLSRAAAVGMGTAGASSVAVKLIDPIPTIDLYMVWSASTVNSAVDAFVECVDEICDEDETARRAGTLAAQSQNNPPDAKSQNVLSRTSSSRVPAQSPAGPGHRIAVVH